The following proteins are co-located in the Nonlabens ponticola genome:
- a CDS encoding CCC motif membrane protein: MQKLNTTSVYTLSALGILGCCFGLGIVPAIIALMMANSGLRKIKRNPDIFSNGDAMRKARKVALASVTLCSIMVALIAYHYIAYSEEERIERQVEIMETLGLPDTFIEQSKNAEQADEIDAPSRKPEE, encoded by the coding sequence ATGCAAAAACTCAATACGACGTCCGTTTACACTCTATCTGCTCTGGGAATATTGGGTTGTTGTTTTGGTCTAGGTATTGTTCCTGCAATCATCGCGCTCATGATGGCAAACTCTGGTTTGCGTAAAATCAAACGCAATCCAGATATTTTCTCTAACGGTGATGCTATGCGTAAGGCAAGAAAGGTAGCGCTGGCATCTGTGACCCTATGCAGCATCATGGTAGCCTTGATCGCTTATCACTACATCGCTTATAGTGAAGAAGAGCGAATAGAAAGACAAGTAGAAATCATGGAAACCCTAGGACTACCAGACACTTTTATCGAGCAGTCAAAAAATGCAGAACAAGCGGACGAGATCGATGCTCCATCAAGAAAACCAGAAGAATAG
- a CDS encoding cysteine desulfurase family protein — protein MKQVYLDNAATTQMRPEVVERMVQVMSEVHGNPSSTHSYGRSAKSLIETARKNIAKQLNVTAAEIIFTSGGTEADNLAIHSCVRDLDVKRIITTGIEHHAVVYIVDYCAAKYGTTVQHVNLQECGTPDYEHLEKLLNASDEKTLVSLMHINNEIGNQLDLDRVGKLCREHGALFHSDCVQSIGHYEVDLKNTPVDFTAVSAHKFHGPKGVGFAFIRKGTGLKPLILGGSQERGIRAGTESVHNIVGMDIALQIAYDNLEKERAYVRGLKEYFKQELEKQIPAVKFNGKCGDHENSTYTLLNVCLPCDADKAAMLLFTMDLKGIACSKGSACQSGSQKGSHVLSQVLNDEDLNKPSLRFSFSIYNTREELDYVVGVLKEYLDSLK, from the coding sequence ATGAAGCAAGTTTATCTAGACAATGCTGCCACCACACAAATGCGTCCTGAAGTTGTGGAGCGCATGGTGCAAGTCATGAGTGAGGTGCATGGTAACCCTAGTTCAACACACAGCTACGGTCGTAGTGCAAAATCGTTGATTGAAACAGCTCGTAAAAATATTGCAAAGCAACTTAACGTCACCGCAGCAGAAATCATTTTTACCTCTGGCGGCACTGAGGCTGATAATCTAGCTATCCATAGTTGCGTGCGTGATCTAGATGTAAAACGCATCATCACCACTGGTATTGAGCATCATGCAGTGGTTTATATTGTGGATTATTGTGCAGCAAAATATGGTACAACTGTACAGCATGTCAATCTGCAAGAATGCGGTACGCCAGATTATGAGCATCTAGAAAAACTACTTAACGCTAGTGATGAAAAAACGCTGGTTTCTCTCATGCATATCAATAATGAGATAGGTAATCAACTAGACCTAGATCGAGTAGGTAAGCTGTGTCGAGAACATGGTGCATTATTTCATAGTGATTGCGTACAATCTATAGGACACTATGAAGTAGATCTTAAAAATACACCTGTAGATTTTACGGCGGTGAGCGCGCACAAGTTTCATGGACCCAAAGGTGTTGGTTTTGCTTTTATACGTAAAGGTACTGGACTCAAACCATTGATTTTGGGTGGTTCCCAAGAGCGCGGCATACGTGCTGGTACAGAGAGCGTCCATAATATAGTGGGCATGGATATCGCGCTACAAATAGCGTACGATAATCTTGAAAAAGAGCGTGCTTATGTACGAGGTCTCAAAGAGTATTTTAAGCAAGAGCTAGAGAAGCAAATACCAGCGGTAAAATTCAATGGAAAATGTGGCGATCATGAAAACAGTACGTACACCTTGCTCAATGTTTGCTTGCCATGCGATGCAGACAAAGCTGCCATGCTATTATTTACCATGGACTTGAAAGGAATTGCCTGTTCAAAAGGTAGTGCCTGTCAAAGCGGTAGCCAGAAAGGATCTCACGTTTTATCGCAAGTCCTGAATGATGAGGATCTCAACAAACCAAGTTTAAGATTTAGCTTCTCGATCTATAATACTAGAGAAGAGCTGGATTATGTTGTTGGTGTTTTGAAGGAGTATTTGGACAGCCTAAAGTAA
- the rlmD gene encoding 23S rRNA (uracil(1939)-C(5))-methyltransferase RlmD — translation MSKRRRRAQKTFENVPVVDAGARGKSVAKTEAGEVIFLTDAVPGDVVDITTFKKRKSFYEGKVTNFHKKSDRRTTPVCKHFDTCGGCKWQHMTYESQLYFKEKEVVQNLTRIGHLELPEITPIAGSSEQYYYRNKMEFSFSANRWLTLEEIQSDVEIDDKKALGFHIPGMWDKILHLDECHLHPAIGERIRLSVHAFAKAEQISYYNPREKHGTLRTLMLRMASTGEVMVVIQFFEDHKQHRIALLEHLKNQFPEIKSLQYIINEKANDTIYDQDVILYDGEDHIMEQMEHLKFKISAKSFYQTNSQQALELYRITRDFAGLTGNETVYDLYTGTGTIAQFVAAKAQKVVGIESIPQAIADAQENARNNNIENASFYVGDMKDVFNEDFIATHGKPDVVITDPPRDGMHKDVVAQLLVLAAQRIVYVSCNSATQARDLALLDEKYEITKLQPVDMFPQTHHVENVVMLELRGNE, via the coding sequence ATGTCAAAACGAAGAAGAAGAGCCCAAAAAACATTTGAAAATGTACCCGTTGTCGATGCTGGTGCGCGAGGAAAAAGCGTTGCCAAAACAGAAGCTGGCGAAGTCATTTTCCTAACTGATGCCGTTCCTGGAGATGTTGTTGACATAACTACCTTCAAAAAACGTAAATCCTTCTATGAGGGCAAGGTCACAAACTTTCACAAGAAGTCAGACCGCAGGACGACGCCCGTTTGTAAGCATTTTGACACTTGTGGCGGCTGTAAGTGGCAACACATGACCTATGAGAGCCAGTTATATTTCAAGGAAAAAGAAGTGGTGCAAAATCTCACGCGCATAGGTCATCTTGAATTGCCAGAGATCACTCCTATCGCTGGTAGTAGTGAGCAATACTATTACCGCAATAAGATGGAATTCAGCTTTTCTGCAAATCGCTGGTTGACGCTAGAAGAAATACAATCTGACGTTGAGATCGATGATAAAAAAGCACTGGGTTTTCACATTCCTGGCATGTGGGACAAGATCTTGCACCTGGATGAATGTCACTTGCACCCAGCTATTGGTGAGCGTATTCGTTTAAGTGTGCACGCTTTCGCGAAAGCGGAACAGATATCCTACTACAACCCAAGAGAAAAGCACGGTACCTTGAGAACGTTGATGTTGCGCATGGCGTCGACCGGCGAAGTAATGGTTGTCATCCAGTTTTTTGAAGATCATAAACAGCATAGAATAGCCTTACTGGAACATCTCAAAAATCAATTTCCTGAGATAAAATCGCTGCAATATATCATCAATGAGAAGGCAAATGACACCATTTATGATCAAGACGTGATTTTATACGACGGCGAGGATCACATCATGGAGCAAATGGAACATTTGAAATTCAAGATAAGTGCCAAATCCTTTTACCAGACCAACTCTCAACAAGCGCTGGAACTTTATCGCATCACCAGAGATTTTGCAGGACTTACAGGCAATGAAACGGTTTATGATTTATATACAGGTACGGGAACCATCGCCCAATTCGTTGCTGCAAAGGCTCAAAAAGTAGTAGGCATCGAGTCTATACCACAGGCGATTGCAGATGCTCAAGAAAATGCTCGTAATAATAATATAGAGAACGCTAGTTTTTATGTAGGTGATATGAAAGACGTTTTCAATGAGGACTTTATAGCGACGCACGGCAAACCTGATGTGGTGATAACAGATCCACCGCGTGATGGTATGCATAAGGATGTCGTGGCCCAACTACTGGTTCTTGCGGCGCAACGCATAGTATATGTAAGTTGTAACAGTGCAACACAGGCACGTGATCTTGCGTTACTAGATGAGAAGTATGAAATTACAAAACTACAACCGGTAGATATGTTCCCACAAACGCACCATGTCGAGAATGTTGTCATGCTAGAATTGAGAGGCAATGAA
- a CDS encoding CCC motif membrane protein: MQKLNTTAIYILSVAGFICCCVGLGIIPSAIALFIAQKGSSKYKENPEQYENGKAMKNARIVAIVALVLSAVVLVGYIIFFSQFDNKCEIYEWYIDFAKNNPDVTDEQLAPFYDAMEQEGCM; encoded by the coding sequence ATGCAAAAACTCAATACAACCGCCATTTACATTCTATCCGTTGCAGGTTTTATCTGTTGCTGTGTAGGACTAGGTATCATTCCTAGTGCCATTGCCTTATTCATAGCTCAAAAAGGATCATCAAAGTATAAAGAAAATCCAGAGCAATATGAGAATGGCAAGGCCATGAAAAACGCTAGAATTGTTGCCATTGTGGCTCTAGTTCTTTCAGCAGTTGTATTGGTGGGATATATCATCTTCTTCTCGCAATTTGATAACAAATGTGAGATTTATGAATGGTATATAGATTTTGCTAAGAATAATCCTGATGTAACTGACGAGCAACTTGCACCGTTCTATGATGCAATGGAACAGGAAGGCTGTATGTAA
- the rocD gene encoding ornithine--oxo-acid transaminase gives MESTIASKSQEYIELENEHGAHNYHPLPVVLDRGDGVYVWDVEGKRYYDFLSAYSAVNQGHCHPAIVNAMNEQAQTLTLTSRAFHNDKLGVYEKYMTDYFDFDKVLPMNTGAEAVETAIKIARKWAYEKKGVPEHQAQIIVAENNFHGRTTTIISFSNDEGARKNFGPYTPGFIKVAYDDVDALENALKQENVAGFLIEPIQGEAGVYTPDDNYMREARELCKKYEALFIADEIQTGIARTGALLAVCGKCTCQGHCERQQTYARPDILILGKALSGGAYPVSAVLADNDIMNVIKPGQHGSTFGGNPVAAAVAMAALDVVRDESLAQNARKLGEHFRKRINEYISTTDTVTLVRGRGLLNAIVVNDSETSDTAWNICLRLRDHGLLAKPTHGNIIRFAPPLVMTMEQLDECIDIIIKTLKEFE, from the coding sequence ATGGAGTCCACAATAGCAAGCAAATCACAAGAATATATAGAACTAGAAAATGAGCACGGCGCGCATAATTATCATCCACTGCCAGTAGTCCTGGATCGTGGTGATGGCGTATATGTTTGGGATGTAGAAGGAAAGCGCTATTATGACTTTTTAAGTGCCTACAGTGCTGTAAATCAAGGGCATTGTCATCCAGCGATTGTAAATGCGATGAATGAGCAGGCACAAACCCTGACACTTACCTCGCGCGCTTTTCACAATGATAAGCTAGGTGTTTATGAAAAGTACATGACAGACTATTTTGACTTTGACAAGGTGCTGCCCATGAATACCGGTGCAGAAGCTGTTGAAACTGCTATCAAGATTGCCCGTAAATGGGCCTATGAGAAAAAAGGTGTGCCAGAACATCAGGCACAAATCATCGTGGCTGAAAATAACTTTCATGGTAGAACTACAACCATCATAAGTTTCTCAAACGATGAAGGAGCAAGAAAAAACTTTGGACCCTATACTCCGGGATTTATCAAGGTAGCTTATGATGATGTTGATGCACTAGAGAATGCGTTAAAACAAGAGAATGTTGCTGGCTTCCTTATTGAGCCTATTCAAGGAGAAGCTGGTGTTTATACGCCAGATGATAATTACATGCGTGAAGCACGTGAGCTTTGTAAAAAGTATGAAGCACTGTTTATCGCAGACGAGATTCAAACAGGAATTGCTAGAACTGGAGCCTTGCTAGCCGTTTGTGGTAAATGTACGTGTCAAGGACACTGCGAGCGTCAACAAACCTATGCTAGACCTGATATTTTAATTTTAGGTAAGGCTTTATCAGGTGGTGCCTATCCTGTTAGTGCTGTCCTAGCCGATAATGATATCATGAATGTAATCAAGCCAGGTCAACATGGTAGTACCTTTGGAGGTAATCCAGTGGCCGCCGCAGTTGCCATGGCAGCGCTAGATGTGGTAAGAGATGAGTCATTAGCGCAAAATGCGAGAAAACTAGGAGAGCATTTCAGAAAACGAATTAACGAATACATATCAACTACAGATACCGTGACGCTGGTAAGAGGTCGTGGTCTGCTCAACGCCATCGTTGTGAACGATTCAGAAACATCTGATACGGCATGGAATATATGTTTGAGATTGCGCGACCATGGTTTATTGGCAAAACCTACCCATGGTAACATCATACGATTTGCGCCACCGCTGGTCATGACAATGGAACAGCTCGATGAGTGTATTGATATTATCATCAAGACACTTAAGGAGTTTGAATAA
- a CDS encoding Smr/MutS family protein yields the protein MSKFKKGDQVLVIDDDVSGVVAFAKAEQVTILSTDDIELQYHEQELILDQRFNVKGIVPMKKEVVKKSKRRIQSRKKAAFIPAVEVDLHIHQLTDKSQYMDNYDMLNLQIDTARDKIEWAKRERVPKLIFIHGVGEGVLKQELEFLLDRYEYLKYYDADYQKYGLGATEVYIYQNS from the coding sequence ATGAGTAAGTTCAAGAAAGGAGATCAAGTGCTGGTAATTGACGATGATGTGAGTGGTGTGGTAGCTTTCGCGAAAGCGGAACAAGTAACCATCCTATCCACAGACGACATAGAGTTACAGTATCATGAACAGGAATTGATACTAGATCAGCGTTTCAATGTCAAGGGCATCGTACCTATGAAAAAGGAAGTTGTTAAAAAATCAAAGCGCCGCATACAATCACGTAAAAAAGCAGCGTTCATACCAGCGGTTGAGGTAGATCTACACATACACCAATTGACCGATAAATCGCAGTACATGGACAATTACGACATGCTCAACCTGCAAATCGACACCGCTAGAGATAAAATTGAATGGGCAAAAAGAGAACGAGTACCCAAACTCATTTTTATCCATGGAGTAGGTGAAGGCGTCCTAAAACAGGAACTAGAATTCCTGCTAGATCGCTATGAGTATCTCAAATACTATGATGCCGACTATCAAAAATACGGTCTAGGTGCTACCGAGGTTTACATCTATCAGAACAGCTAG
- a CDS encoding DUF2752 domain-containing protein produces MTKKIIGMDCPGCGIQRSISLLFKGEIIDSFLMYPGLFPLGFLLFFLTFDLFYKVKGTEHIKLWATIITIGTIITSYIIKITIF; encoded by the coding sequence ATGACCAAAAAAATAATAGGAATGGACTGTCCTGGATGTGGTATCCAGCGGTCCATTTCTCTTTTATTCAAGGGCGAGATCATCGACTCGTTTTTAATGTACCCTGGATTATTTCCTCTAGGGTTTTTATTGTTTTTCCTTACATTTGATTTATTCTATAAGGTTAAGGGTACTGAGCACATAAAGCTATGGGCGACCATCATTACCATTGGCACCATTATAACCAGTTATATTATTAAAATAACCATTTTTTAA
- a CDS encoding CCC motif membrane protein: MQKLNTTTVYILSIVGFLCCCAWGLGLVAAIIAFVIANKELKKYAENPEQYSNGPAMKTARTVALVSLIVSGLVTAWTAFNYFTTTEEEQLEQTLEIMEMIGVPQEVIDQARADAEASMDE, encoded by the coding sequence ATGCAAAAATTAAATACAACCACAGTTTACATACTTTCTATTGTAGGTTTTCTGTGCTGTTGCGCTTGGGGACTAGGATTAGTCGCCGCTATAATCGCCTTTGTTATCGCCAACAAAGAATTGAAAAAATACGCTGAGAATCCAGAACAATATTCAAATGGACCAGCTATGAAAACAGCTAGAACCGTAGCTCTAGTTTCTCTTATAGTTTCTGGACTTGTAACAGCATGGACTGCTTTTAACTATTTCACAACTACAGAAGAAGAGCAGCTGGAGCAAACTCTTGAAATCATGGAAATGATAGGTGTACCTCAAGAGGTAATCGACCAGGCAAGAGCGGATGCTGAAGCTAGTATGGACGAGTAA
- a CDS encoding T9SS type A sorting domain-containing protein codes for MKNITIILVALFTTSLAMAQVQVNNNAFIYSKGTDIVVKQGIVLRDAPDEVADTPGSAIYMRDEAQLIQLEPNATANGGAGTFSVFQEGVADNFTYNYWSAPVNSGVGFSNTQIYYPLLMEGFARETDLVIDANRARLYERSRNDGRTDEQDFTNPSTESGPTIVTKDLRIASRWLYSYNSVGDGSGGGGGYSGWQAFADPTAIVLPGYGFTMKGVLGTGPNIESSELGSGQRYDFRGIPNSGDITVGVKAGDFSLVGNPYPSALDLKTFLLENTEISAEAYFWDSQPTTHKLVDYEGGYGVYTPGTATDGTDGMYENATFRRYDSSGEPLSGSVGRDGGITPVGNTASRRYAAIGQGFVIQRNVEDGFTLNTDGYATFKNSHRVFVRENPTSSLFKSAPGSSSVQALDSNGTPMRSRIKINAFINGQYNRSITLAFGDDSTIGWDRGLEGSNAANRVATDMFMPLANNEFVIQTVPFNKEETDVPLGFASQEATSTFDVRVYDMINFDTEDIFIHDKLNNTYHDILNDSFEITVEKGTFEDRYSIVFEEQSTLSNDDVLANEDSFNIFQNNTNATLTVLNRDMQDVADISIYDLAGRLITSESNSDLAERYTFNTSNYAAGIYIVRVTTQDEQEISTKVSVSN; via the coding sequence ATGAAAAACATTACCATAATTCTAGTTGCATTATTCACTACCAGCCTTGCGATGGCGCAGGTACAGGTAAACAATAATGCCTTCATTTACTCAAAAGGAACCGACATCGTCGTGAAGCAAGGTATTGTATTGCGCGACGCACCTGATGAGGTGGCAGATACACCTGGATCTGCAATTTACATGCGCGATGAGGCGCAACTGATACAGTTAGAGCCAAACGCGACAGCTAACGGCGGCGCTGGAACTTTTTCTGTATTTCAAGAAGGTGTTGCAGATAATTTTACCTACAACTATTGGAGTGCTCCTGTAAATTCTGGAGTTGGATTTTCTAACACGCAGATTTACTATCCACTATTGATGGAAGGATTTGCTAGAGAAACTGATCTGGTAATTGATGCAAACCGCGCTAGACTATATGAAAGATCAAGAAATGATGGTCGGACAGATGAGCAAGATTTTACAAATCCTTCTACTGAAAGCGGTCCAACGATAGTGACTAAGGATCTACGTATTGCTTCAAGGTGGTTATACAGTTACAATAGCGTAGGTGATGGTTCTGGCGGTGGTGGCGGTTATAGTGGGTGGCAAGCTTTTGCAGACCCAACGGCGATCGTTTTACCAGGATATGGTTTCACTATGAAAGGCGTTTTAGGAACTGGACCAAACATTGAGTCATCTGAACTAGGCTCTGGACAACGATATGATTTTAGAGGTATTCCTAATTCTGGTGATATCACCGTAGGTGTAAAAGCTGGTGATTTTTCATTAGTTGGTAATCCATATCCATCAGCACTTGACTTAAAAACATTTTTATTAGAAAATACAGAGATTTCGGCTGAGGCTTATTTCTGGGATTCTCAACCTACTACACACAAATTGGTAGATTATGAAGGTGGTTATGGTGTTTATACTCCAGGAACCGCAACTGATGGTACAGATGGTATGTATGAAAATGCAACATTTAGAAGATATGATTCTAGCGGCGAGCCCTTGAGTGGATCTGTAGGAAGAGATGGCGGTATTACACCAGTAGGTAATACGGCCTCCAGAAGATATGCTGCGATAGGTCAAGGATTTGTTATCCAAAGAAATGTAGAGGATGGTTTTACACTCAACACTGACGGATATGCTACTTTTAAAAATTCTCATCGTGTTTTCGTTAGGGAAAACCCAACATCAAGTTTATTTAAATCTGCTCCTGGATCATCTAGTGTTCAAGCATTAGATTCCAATGGTACTCCCATGAGATCTAGAATTAAGATTAATGCATTTATCAACGGTCAGTATAACAGAAGTATCACGCTTGCCTTTGGTGATGATAGTACCATAGGTTGGGATCGTGGTCTAGAAGGAAGTAATGCAGCAAATCGTGTTGCCACGGATATGTTTATGCCTCTAGCAAACAATGAGTTTGTTATACAAACGGTACCATTCAATAAAGAGGAAACTGATGTGCCACTAGGATTCGCATCTCAAGAAGCTACTTCTACTTTTGATGTACGTGTTTATGACATGATCAATTTTGATACAGAAGACATCTTCATACACGATAAGTTGAATAACACGTATCACGACATTTTAAATGACAGCTTCGAAATCACTGTAGAGAAAGGAACGTTTGAAGATCGTTACAGCATTGTTTTCGAAGAGCAAAGCACATTAAGCAACGATGATGTTCTAGCTAATGAAGATAGCTTCAATATTTTCCAAAACAACACCAATGCAACTCTTACAGTTCTAAATCGCGACATGCAAGATGTAGCCGATATCTCTATCTACGATCTTGCTGGTAGACTAATTACTAGTGAAAGCAATAGTGATCTAGCGGAGCGTTACACGTTTAATACGTCCAACTATGCTGCTGGAATATATATCGTGAGAGTAACGACTCAAGATGAGCAAGAAATATCTACTAAAGTTAGCGTGTCTAACTAA
- a CDS encoding TonB-dependent receptor, whose amino-acid sequence MRNLLLLLLPLFLIQASLAQTATFQGVVLNKDQQPIANVNISLANDSSTGTASNATGFYQLQVPSNQSLEIRFTSINFKPVVIKDLRLKPGEIFEFNPVLDVNVEQFAEVVITNRNTREFRGITTIEPELLRRIPGAQPGIENILLSLPGVNNNNELSTQYAVRGGNYDENLIYINEIEVYRPFLIRSGQQEGLSVVNSDLVRSVDFSAGGFQAKYGDKLSSVLNIDYRRPTDFGAGIDASLLGASAFVEGTAFAKALTAIVGLRYRDNSLFINSRETQANAVPRFFDAQAYLTYQITPKFQLDFLGNIAVNSYDFEPEDRQTNFGTVQEPQAVVINYDGQEEDQYETYFGALKASYDVSEQLNLRFISSVYLTQEQEHYDILARYGLGRPNTDIGSDDLGEVDFVTGIGSELEHGRNDLDALIGTVEHRGTYVFDDGKKESDLLEWGVKVNVENIRDRVREYTVIDSAGFSVRPPFADLRNDEPYTPFSAPLVPFTSIRADNDVDIQRLQAFAQYSSRGYLGDHEIFWNLGARTHTWNVSGDGIESVTQTVFSPRGQFAIKPDWANTDMLFRLSTGIYHQPPFYRELRDENGAVVPDVKAQQSFHLVLGNDWSFSWNDRPFKLTSEAYYKNLSDVNTYTLENVRIRYRANNEATAYAYGADLRLNGEFIKGTESWISAGYLKTEENLNDRGFISRPTDQRLKFAMLFQDYVPNIPQVRMYLNLVYNTGLPGGSPNYADPYDFQFRLRDYRRADVGINYVFKDAQNDSRTFSKFDEVFIGVELYNMFDNQNSITNIWVRDIANSRQIAIPNFLTPRVLNFRLAMRF is encoded by the coding sequence TTGAGAAATTTACTTTTACTCCTATTACCTTTATTTTTAATTCAAGCAAGTCTGGCGCAAACTGCTACGTTTCAAGGTGTTGTACTCAATAAGGATCAGCAACCTATTGCTAATGTAAATATCTCACTAGCCAACGATTCAAGCACGGGAACTGCAAGTAATGCCACTGGTTTCTATCAATTACAAGTGCCATCAAATCAATCACTAGAAATAAGGTTTACCAGCATCAATTTTAAACCTGTTGTCATTAAAGACTTGCGTTTGAAGCCAGGTGAGATTTTTGAATTCAACCCAGTGCTTGATGTGAATGTTGAGCAATTTGCAGAGGTTGTCATTACTAATAGAAATACTAGAGAATTTAGAGGTATTACCACTATTGAACCAGAACTTTTAAGACGTATTCCAGGCGCGCAGCCAGGTATTGAGAACATCCTTCTTTCCTTACCTGGCGTGAATAACAATAATGAATTAAGCACGCAGTATGCAGTGCGTGGCGGTAATTATGACGAGAACTTGATTTATATTAATGAGATCGAGGTATATCGTCCATTCTTGATACGCAGCGGTCAACAGGAAGGTTTGAGTGTGGTAAATTCTGATTTGGTGCGTTCGGTAGATTTTTCAGCAGGTGGTTTCCAGGCAAAATATGGCGATAAATTGAGTAGCGTCTTGAATATTGATTATAGACGCCCTACAGATTTTGGCGCTGGTATAGACGCCAGCTTATTGGGTGCAAGTGCGTTTGTAGAGGGTACCGCTTTCGCGAAAGCGTTAACAGCCATTGTCGGACTGCGCTATAGGGACAACAGTCTATTTATCAACTCAAGAGAAACACAGGCCAACGCCGTGCCGCGATTCTTTGATGCGCAAGCCTATTTGACCTACCAGATCACACCAAAGTTTCAGCTGGATTTTTTGGGAAACATTGCTGTCAACAGTTATGATTTTGAACCAGAAGATCGACAGACAAACTTTGGTACCGTACAAGAACCACAGGCAGTGGTCATTAATTATGATGGACAGGAAGAAGACCAGTATGAAACTTATTTTGGAGCGCTCAAGGCTAGTTATGATGTAAGTGAACAGCTTAATTTGAGGTTTATCAGTAGCGTTTATTTGACTCAAGAGCAAGAGCATTATGACATTCTAGCCAGATATGGATTGGGCAGGCCTAATACCGATATAGGTAGCGACGATCTAGGTGAGGTAGATTTTGTCACAGGAATAGGATCAGAATTAGAGCATGGTCGCAATGATCTTGATGCACTTATAGGGACTGTTGAGCATCGAGGTACTTATGTATTTGACGATGGCAAAAAGGAGAGCGATCTGCTGGAATGGGGCGTTAAAGTCAATGTGGAGAATATACGCGATCGTGTGAGAGAATACACGGTGATTGACAGTGCTGGTTTTAGCGTGCGACCACCATTTGCAGACTTGCGCAATGATGAACCCTACACACCATTTAGCGCGCCGCTGGTGCCTTTTACTAGTATTAGAGCCGATAATGATGTGGACATACAACGATTACAAGCCTTTGCGCAATACAGCAGTCGCGGTTATCTAGGTGATCATGAGATATTCTGGAATCTAGGAGCTCGTACACATACCTGGAATGTAAGTGGTGATGGCATCGAGAGTGTTACCCAAACGGTATTCTCGCCGCGTGGTCAGTTTGCTATCAAACCGGATTGGGCAAATACGGACATGCTCTTTAGGCTATCGACAGGTATTTATCACCAACCACCTTTTTATAGAGAATTGCGCGATGAAAATGGAGCCGTTGTGCCAGATGTTAAGGCACAGCAATCCTTTCACCTTGTACTGGGTAATGACTGGAGTTTTAGCTGGAATGATAGACCTTTTAAGTTGACGAGCGAGGCTTATTATAAAAATTTAAGCGACGTCAACACATACACATTAGAAAATGTACGCATACGCTATCGTGCAAACAATGAGGCGACTGCCTACGCTTATGGAGCCGATCTACGCTTAAATGGTGAATTCATCAAAGGCACGGAAAGTTGGATATCTGCTGGTTATCTTAAAACTGAGGAAAACCTAAACGATCGCGGCTTTATCTCTAGACCTACAGACCAGCGATTAAAATTTGCAATGCTTTTTCAGGATTATGTGCCCAACATACCTCAAGTGCGCATGTACTTGAACCTTGTTTATAATACTGGATTACCTGGTGGCTCACCCAATTATGCAGATCCTTATGACTTCCAATTCCGACTGCGAGATTATCGTCGTGCGGATGTGGGTATCAATTATGTATTCAAGGATGCGCAGAATGACAGCCGTACCTTCTCAAAATTTGATGAAGTATTTATAGGCGTTGAGCTGTACAACATGTTCGACAACCAAAATAGCATTACTAATATATGGGTACGCGACATCGCCAATTCACGCCAGATAGCTATACCTAATTTTTTGACGCCACGAGTTCTTAATTTCAGGCTGGCGATGAGGTTCTGA